CGACGGCCCACCTCTGCGACTCAGCAGTCTGAGCCAGCCGCAGCTCAATCCGGTGCGGTCGGCGCTGGTGGCGGAGCTTGTCGAGCTGGCGTCGGACCCGGCGGCAAGCAGATCGGCGCTGGGCGTCTCGGCGTCGCAGGTCGCCGAGATCGAGCGCAACGCGGCGCTGCGGGTGGCACCGACGCTGCCGGCCATCCGCCGCTACACCGGTGTCCTCTACGACGCGCTGGACATCGACTCGCTGCGCGGGGCGGAGGCCAAGCGTGCATCCGCCCGTTTGTTCATCGGGTCGGCCTTGTTCGGGCTGCTTCGCGCCGACGACCAGATACCCGCGTACCGGCTCTCGGCGACGTCGAAACTGCCGGGCAGGCCCACGCTGGCCGCGCGGTGGCGACCGGTGCTGGAGCCGCTGCTCGCCGAGTTGGCCAACGATCACCTGATCGTCGATCTCCGCTCTGGCTCATACGTCGCGCTGGGCAGGGCATCCGGTGCGGTCAGTGTGAATGTGTTGGCCGAGTACCCCGACGGCCGGCGGGCGGTGGTCACCCACTTCAACAAGGCACACAAGGGCCGGCTGGCCCGTGCCCTGGCCGCCACCCGGGCCGAGCCCGGTGACGCGGGCGCGGTCGCTGCCGTCGCCCGCCGAGCCGGCCTGCGTGTGGAGCGCAGCGGCAACGACCTGACCCTGGTGGTTCCAGCCGTTCCGGCGGGACCGGGGCCAGCCCGCGAGTAGACGCGAAAGTACCTGAACCCGGCTGGATTACGGGGCCTTTGCGCCTGCTCGCGCAACGCGCAGGATGGCGAACGAATGGGCCGGAACCCGGGTGTGGTCCTTCCCGATCTCCGGGGCGTCCCAGGCCAGCACCAGCTCCCCGGCGACCGGCACGGACACATCCTCGGCGCCGAGATTGCATGCGATGGCCGACGCCCCGCGCCGCAGCACGATCCAGCGCTGGTCCTCGTCGTAGTCGACGACGAGGTGATCCAGCCACGGGTCGGCGAAGTCGGGATCGTTGTGCCGCAGCGCAATCAGCTCCCGGTACACCGCCAGCAGACGGGCGTGCGCGCCGCCGAGAAGCTCGCCCCATTTGAGCTTGGACCGCTGAAACGTCTCGGGGTCCTGCGGATCCGGGATCTCGTCGGCGTCCCACCCGTGTTCGGCGAATTCCGCTTTGCGCCCCTTGCGGGTGGCCTCGGCCAGCTCCGGCTCGGGATGCGAGCTGAAGAACTGGAACGGGGTGGACGCACCCCACTCCTCACCCATGAAAAGCATTGCCGTGTAAGGCGAGGCCAGCACCAGCGCGGCCTTGACGGCCAACTGCCCCGGGGTCAGGTTCTGCGACGGGCGGTCCCCGAGCGCGCGATTGCCGACCTGGTCGTGGGTGCAGGTGTAGGCGAGCAGCCTGGTCGCCGGAATCCCGGTTTCCTCGGCGGTGTCCAGCGGACGCCCGTGCCGGCGCCGCCGGAACGACGAGTAGGTGCCGGCGTGGAAGAAGCCATGGCGCAACGTCTGAGCCAGCGTGCTGATCGAGCCGAAGTCGCCGT
This genomic stretch from Mycobacterium paragordonae harbors:
- the yaaA gene encoding peroxide stress protein YaaA, which codes for MIVLLPPSETKRAGGDGPPLRLSSLSQPQLNPVRSALVAELVELASDPAASRSALGVSASQVAEIERNAALRVAPTLPAIRRYTGVLYDALDIDSLRGAEAKRASARLFIGSALFGLLRADDQIPAYRLSATSKLPGRPTLAARWRPVLEPLLAELANDHLIVDLRSGSYVALGRASGAVSVNVLAEYPDGRRAVVTHFNKAHKGRLARALAATRAEPGDAGAVAAVARRAGLRVERSGNDLTLVVPAVPAGPGPARE